In Nematostella vectensis chromosome 3, jaNemVect1.1, whole genome shotgun sequence, the genomic window AAAAGACAGATTCTGGGAAGCCTTTACAGCCAATTATAGGTGGTTAGAAAAGATTACAAATCACAAAggataaaatacaaatcataCCAGTCTTGCAGAATCTCTGCTATGGTGCCAACAGTCTCAGGCTTGATATCTCTGCCCATGGCATACTCTACCTCcagctgtttatttttctggtCTAGCTTTCCATGTATAATGTCTGCATATATAGCTTCAATGATCAaatcctgaacaaagaataAGCATAAAAGAGATGCAGTATGTGACTCATTCATTTTCaggaaaaaatattctaagaAACTGGTATAATCCCTCACTTGGTATATCATCAGTTAGTAATAAATCTTGATAATAAATTAATCCAATAAATCCTGAGAATTGTTGTATTTATTGGTaagaccattacatacctctAGTTCCCTTAAGTTTGATATCTCAAGCTCCTTGAGTAGTAGACTGTATGGAATAAACTGTAATGACAACACAATCATTGAATTAGCGCCCCCTTTGCCAGAAAACAAAACTGCATCCAAAGCCAGAGACCGGGGAGAGGAAGGGGCTGGTAGTGCTATAGCAATAGTGTACCACTTTTTTGCTTGGGTTTTTTAGTCTTCAGATACAGTATATACTGTTTACCATCTTTTTGCTTGGGTTTTTTAGTCTTCAGATACAGTATATACTGCACTTGTTTGTCTacagggagcccaagctcACAGTTAGTGGGTTTGTGAGAACACACATAATACTATGACACATAACACTACATAATATATGACAAGGGAGCACACAGAGTGCCTCAAGTTGCTCACAACCAACTTCGCTCaaagacaatttttttcaaaaaaatgcACCGCGCCGTTAAACAACCAACTCTTCGGAGTACCAATTGTGCTCCTAAAATGTGCCCACACCGTGAATGTGATCAAATCCACACAAGCTCGTTAATGTCAGCAGGAAGCAGCTGAGAAGTCAATAATTCAAATCCGTTTATGACCGTTTTATCCGTGAAGAATGAACACTGGACAGCTGACGGACAGTGTGGGGCTGAGAGGACAAAAATCCCTTCCATGGATAGAGACCGTCATCTCTTGTTTAAGCAAAAAAATCCCACCCTCCCTCTGCCCATCCTATTTTCTCACCACCCAGATCCCGCCTAAAGAAAGGGAATTAAGACAAAAAAGATCTTGGtaacttttaaaataagcCAAAAACCTCTAGTTCAGTTTAAACAACCAGTAAAAATGCTGTTTTCAGCTCACCTTTGATTTAGAAGCCAATGATACAATAGTAAGATGTCTCAGCTTTTTTATTTGCACTGGTGTGAGTGGAGGGAGGGTTCCCATGTTGTCTAGAAATATGGAGTAAGACCATAACATCCAAGAATATAGAGTAAGAACATGATGTCTAACATGAATATGCAGTAAGGCCACAACATCTAAAAATATGGAGTAAGAACATGATGTCTGACATGAACATCAACATCTAAGAATATGGAGTAAAAACATGATGTCTTACATGAATATGGAGTAAGGCCCCAACATCTAAGAATATGGAGTAAGAACATGATGTCCGACATGAATATGGAGTAAGGCCACAACATCTAAGAATATGGAGTAAGAACTTGATGTCTTACATGAATATGGAGTAAGGCCACAAAATCTAAGAATATGGTGTAAGAACATGATGTCTGACAATATGAAGTAAGAACACTGTGTTGTCTAACAAATAGAGTAAGAACATGATGTCTAACAATATGGAGTAAGAACATGTCTCAGATATGGAGAGGTAAGAGCATGTTGTCTAAGAATATGGAGGGGTAAAAACATGTTGTCTAAGAATATGAAGAGGTAAGAACATGATGTCTAAGAATATGGAGAGGTAAGAACATGTTGTCTAAGAATATGGAGAGGTAAGAACATGTTGTCAAAGAATGTAGAGTAAGAACATGATGTCTAAGAATATGGAGAGGTAATAACATTTTGTCTAAGAATATGGAGAGGTATGAACGTGATGTCCAAGAATATGGAGAGGTAAGAACATGTTGCTGATGAATATACGTATAAGAACATGTTGTCTAAGTATGTGGTTTTAGCATTTCATTGCCTTAGCAGCACGAATGACAACACTATGTCAAGGACTGTCATATACCTTTATAATCTGTATAGGTTCCAAATGCAAAGATGTTGAGCAGCTGCCAAAATGGAGCATTCTCTGTTTTTGCCAGCTACAAAATAACCACAATTTTATAAATACCATGTAACTGATTTTGTACAATATTATGTAAGGTGCTGATTAAAGTGTGCCAAAATAGTAACATGCATTGTAAAGTTTGGAACTGGGAGGtcaatttttgttgttgtgatAATCATTATGAAGTATATAACAAACAACCTTTGCAGTATCACATGAAAGGATAGGACAAGCATATGTGACATATTTGGGGGGTCAGTCCCCCCATCCCCTTTAGAGCCCTCCCATGCTGAGCACTATCTACTGCATATTGATTGCTGATTTCTTGCCTCCCATCAGCTCCCACAAGAAAGGTTACCAGTAAacctttatttaaaaaaagaataaagttgtctcttttcaagaaaattacaaaacacaatgttcTTCAACAGCAAAGTAGATACCACACTtatgcatagctgtcaacccaacttggacaaaaaatcttgtgaaatcaggtgaaatacagtaaatatgtgaaaaaaaaactagagagccaatgcgggtgaatacagagaatgtataaacattctcacaaaaatcttgtgacacccacCTAAagcgggtgagttgacagctatacTTATGTAAAACTTAATTGAAATCCTGCATTTTACTCTCACAGTAGACTTATATATGAATCTAAATAACACACTAAAATCTCTAGAAGCTGACACCAACCATGAAACCAATTTTTGTTAATCTAAGGAATCTAAGTATACCTCTTGGATATTGGACATTTCAATTAATTCACCAAAGACGTATAATGCTGGGGCTTCCAGAACCTGTTTAATCAGGGCAGTAAGAGCTGCCCCCCTTGCTGACTTGGCCAATAAGACATACTGTTCTAGCTGGTGGCTGTGGCCTTTAATGTCCTTCTCTGTCATCCTTTATCATATGAACATACAAAACCTGTTGGGGAAAATACTATCACTTGAAAGTGTGCAAAACTATGCTATGTAATTATGAAGCCAGACTACCCCATCTCAACAAATTACAACTTATCACTTCTTGTACATTCTTTCACTGTGGTCTCCACAATTATATTCATATATAAAACGAGGGGAGAATGGAGTAATCTAGCTGAAAGGATAGTACTAAGGCGTTGCAATGCTAAAGGAAGCTAATGACTTACTTAAAGTACTTACTTAAGTTAAGCTTACTATTGTcaaaaaaagatgaaagatGGTGCTCGAAAAAATAGTACAATGATGTCGTTATAAATATTGCGGATGTCATTGCACTTACAGAATGAACTAATAGTTAACATAGAAACACATTACCGCCTATAACTATGTTTTATTATGAATGATACCTATTATTTTATCTAAAAAGACACAAGACTTACCTCAAACTGCAGTCTACGATGTTTATGGCATTATCTAGTCCCAGGCTCTTTGCGGTACAAGGGCAACTACGACCATAAAGAGGCTAAAATTGCGCAGTAGGAGATAATAAAACGTACATGAAAGCGTCGACTTATAGCCATAATTGAGTGtaatttttcttctttaataGTTTATCCCTAAAAAGGCCAGAAAtttgatataaaataaaaaagaaaagtcgTCCGTGTTGAAGGGGGCCTTATTTGCGTTGCCCCTCAGAGCCCCAGGTGATAATGAGCTAAGGGTTATTTGGGTCGTCTTTCGTGTGTCTTCTTTCACTTTGAGGGAAGATTCGCGTCGAATTTATGGCAAATCATAAACGAATTCATACAACAGCTGCGGCCCGGCTAAGACAGGATTACTTGAGAATCGTCAGAGACCCAGTTCCATATATCACAGCGGCCCCTTTGCCTTCGAACATACTAGAATGGTACGGCAAAAACAACGATGCCAGCCCAAACTGAACATATAACACTTCCGCTAAATGTCTTTATGTTCGTGGTTTATTCGTTTGTCTGTTTAATGATGCTTGTTTTTGTAGGCATTACGTTGTAAGAGGTCCAGAAAATACTCCTTATGAAGGTAAATTTTAAAACTCTTGCGAATAGAA contains:
- the LOC5510050 gene encoding COP9 signalosome complex subunit 7b, producing the protein MTEKDIKGHSHQLEQYVLLAKSARGAALTALIKQVLEAPALYVFGELIEMSNIQELAKTENAPFWQLLNIFAFGTYTDYKDNMGTLPPLTPVQIKKLRHLTIVSLASKSKFIPYSLLLKELEISNLRELEDLIIEAIYADIIHGKLDQKNKQLEVEYAMGRDIKPETVGTIAEILQDWCQSCDSILNSIDKQIGRANTYKEKKTMQKNTVEAEVENLRKAIKATSQSDMVDEGVPGVSSFQSQQYQQKTVPPGKQKGIRGSGKVFGAQVRR